Sequence from the Corallincola holothuriorum genome:
TGACTTATGGCCACAGCCCCACGGAAACCATTGTCTCCATTGTCGAAGGCACAGAGCGTGATACCGGCATCGATATTACAGGGCTGGAAGATATCGCCAGCTACTTCCGTGATGTAAGGAAGAAGTATGCCAAATTCGAAGGCAGCCTGAAGGGGATTGATGCACGTATTCTTACAGCGCAAGTGCCTGGTGGCATGCTGACGAATATGGAAGGCCAGCTGAAAGAGCAGGGTGCTGCAGACAAGTTGGATGAAGTATTGAAAGAGATCCCACGTGTACGTGAAGATCTTGGCTTTATTCCATTGGTTACTCCAACTTCTCAGATTGTTGGCACGCAAGCAGTACTAAATGTACTGACGGGTGAGCGCTACAAGTCGATCGCTAAAGAAACCGCAGGTGTGCTTAAGGGAGAATATGGTGCGTCCCCAGCAGCGGTTAATGCAGACCTGCAAGCTCGCGTACTTGAAGGTGGCGAAGCCATTACTTGTCGTCCAGCGGATTTGATCGATGCTGAGATGGATAAGCTTTGCGTTGAACTTGATGATGTTGCTCAGAAAGAAGCGATCTCTTTGGCAACAGACAAGATTGATGATGTGCTGACCTATGCACTGTTTCCTCAGATCGGTCTTAAGTTCCTTAAAAATCGTGGCAACCCAGATGCATTTGAACCGGCACCTGGTACCGAGCCAGAGCCTGCGCCTGTTGTTGCAGCCGCTAGTGGCCAGGCAGAAGCATACAGTGTTCGTGTAGATGGCAAGGTTTATCAGGTAGAAGTTGCGCCTGACGGTGCATTGACCAGTGTTGCGCCTGCAGCAGGTGGCGCACCTGCTGCTGCCCCTGCGCCAGCAAGCAGTACTTTTTCTTTGCCCGCGCCATTGGCAGGTAACATTTTCAAAGTGAATGTTAGTGTTGGGCAGCAGGTCAACGAAGGCGATGTCGTGATTATTTTGGAAGCGATGAAGATGGAAACAGAAGTCAGAGCTTCACAAAGCGGCACTGTGACCGTGCTGAACGTTAAAGAGGGCGACTCTGTTGCCGTTGGTGATGCGCTACTTGGTCTGGGTTAATAGGGACACTGAATGGAAGGTTTAACTATCCTATGGCGAGACACCGGTCTCGCCAATTTTACGCCGGGCCAAATAGTGATGCTGTTGGTTGGCTGTCTGTTGTTGTATCTGGCGATCGTTCGTAAGTTTGAGCCCTTGCTGCTCGTGCCTATTGGCTTCGGTTGTGTGCTAGCCAATATTCCGATGGCTGGCTTTACTGAGCCCGGTGGACTGCTTTATTACATCTTTGAAGTGGGTGTGAAAACGGGCATCTTTCCACTGCTTATTTTTATGGGCGTAGGTGCGTTAACCGATTTCGGCTCTTTGATTGCTAACCCTAAGACCTTGTTCCTAGGGGCTGCTGCGCAGTTTGGTATTTTTGCCACCTTGTTTGGGGCGATTGCTCTCAATATGGTGCCAGGATTTGAATTTTCGCTGGCGGATGCTGCAGCTATTTCGATTATTGGTGGAGCGGATGGTCCAACGGCTATTTTTGTTGCCAGCCGGTTAGCGCCTGATCTACTTGGCGCCATTGCTGTTGCTGCATACTCCTATATGGCGTTGGTACCCATTATTCAGCCGCCAATTATGAAAGCCCTGACGACGGAAGATGAACGTAATGTGGCGATGGAGCAGTTGCGTCCGGTTAGCCGCAAAGAGAAAATCTTCTTCCCACTGATCGTGTTGTTGATGGCCATCCTATTTTTGCCAGCGGCGACTCCACTTGTGGGTATGTTCTGTCTCGGTAATCTGATGCGCGAGTCTGGTGTGGTAGAGCGTCTATCTAAGGCCGCACAGAATGAGATCATTAATATCGTTACGATCTTGCTGGGATTAGCCGTGGGCTCGAAATTGTCGGCGGATAAGTTCCTGACTGTGGAAACTCTGGGTATTTTGGCGCTGGGTGCGGTGGCGTTTTCTATTGGTACGGCTTCAGGCGTGTTGATGGGTAAATTGATGCACCGTTTATCCGGGGGCAAGGTCAACCCATTGATCGGCGCTGCTGGTGTATCTGCAGTCCCTATGGCCGCTCGTGTGGTGAATAAAGTTGGTTTACAAGCTAATCCCCATAACTTCTTGCTGATGCATGCCATGGGGCCAAATGTGGCTGGTGTACTTGGTTCAGCTGTTGCGGCTGGTGTTTTACTTGCGCTAGTTCAATAAGCGCTAGCTTCACCAGGTGGCTATGAGCCGCAGTTAAAAAAGCGAGCCTTTAGGCTCGCTTTTTTATGGTTTGGTCAGCCAAAGCATCAGGGTGAGGAACAGAAAGAGAATTGTCGAGCCTGTAGCAATATAGATAAACCCTTTCTTGCCCGCCTTAAGGGGAAGGTCATTGGCGCGTAAAAAAACAATCCATAGCAGGCATAGTATTATCGGGATTAAGAATAAACGAGCCATCCATTTTCCTCCTGTCGCTTAATTAGCTTCATTAGTTGCCGATTGTTCGTTAATCGTCGTAGTGGGCTCATTGGTAACCAGCAAACCTTCACGATAACCAATCACTCTAGCCACCATCATATCGCCAGTGACATTGGTTGCCGTACGCATCATATCAATGATGCGGTCAATTGCGGCGACAAAGGCGATCCCTTCTAATGGCAGACCGACGGCATTTAGGGTGACGGTAAGCATCACCATCGCGGTGCCGGGAACGCCGGCGGTGCCGATGGAAGCGAGTGTGGCTGTTGCCATGATGATGCCGTAGTCGATCCAGCCTAATGGTATACCGTAAATTTGAGCGATAAATATCGCTGCAATAGCAGGGTAAATACCACCACAGCCATCCATGTTGATAGTGGCTCCCATGGGCAGCACAAAACTGGCATATTGGCGGGACACACCTAATCCTTCAGTCACACAGCGAGTACTGACAGGGAGTGTGCCGTAACTGCTGGCGCTGGCGTAGGCAACCAGTTGGGCAGGAAAGACCGCCTTGAAGAATTGGCGGATCGAAATCCCGCCAAACAGTTGTACTGCAGTGCCGTAAACCAGCACGATATGAATCAAGCAGGCGATATAGATGGCAACAACGAATTTCGCCAGCGGTAATAGTGAGTCTAGGCCGAAGCTGCCAAGCATCCAGGCGATAAGGCCAAATACGCCATAGGGGGTTAAGGCCAACACCATTCGGGTGATCTGGTACATCACTTCTGCACCACTATGTAAAAAGCGCTTCACGGGTTCAGCTTTGTCACCCACTTGATTGATGGCCACTCCAACCAATACTGCAAAGAGCAGTACTTGCAGGATATTGCCTTCGGCCATGGCCGCGATAGGGTTCCGTGGCACAACATCCACTAGTACCTGCGCAAATGGAGGAATATCCCGTTCTCGCACACTGCTCGCTGTTAGCGATAGCTCGGCACTGAAGTTCATCATACTGCCAATGAGTAGGCCAAGTGCGCTGGCGATCACTGCGGTTAACAAGAATAAGCCAACGGTTTTAATGCCTATTCGTCCGAGGCGGTTATCGTCACCTAGGGAGGTAACCGCCATGACCAGAGAGCAAAAGACTAACGGTACAACCAGCATGCGAATGGCGTTGATAAATAGATCGCCGAGGGGTTTAAGCTGTACCGCAAACTCTGGTAGCAGTAAGCCAACGGTCGCACCCAGCACAAACCCTGCGAGTACCTTTTGCCAAAAGGGAATAGAACGGTAGACAGCGAGCGCAGGACTGGACATAGTGATCTCAAGTGAATTCAGTAGATAACTGGTTTATTCTAACCTGTTATTGAAATTGAACCTAAGCCCTAAGGCACTGCTCTTCCCTGAAGAGAAAAAGGAAGCTAATGGAAGTCGATACCCATCAAGTTCAAATCAGTAATTTTGGTGAACCGGAACGCTTAACGCTTACCGAGATCTCACTGCAGACTCAAGCACCCGTTGTCAGGGTGGCGTTTGCTGGTGTTAATCCCATTGATACCAAAACACGTGCAGGTATAGGCTGGGCGGCGAAGGAAAACGCCGACAAGTTGCCTTGGTGCCCTGGTTATGATGTGGCCGGTGAGTTACTGACAGCTGATGGCAAAGGCTCTGGTCAGCATGTTTGTGGACTGATCGGCTTTCCTTTTATGGGCGGGGCCTATGCTGAACATGTTTCAGCACCTCAAGATGAGTGGGTTGCTCTGCCCGACAATGTCGATTTGCGTCAGGCAGCCGCCTTGCCATTAGCAGGGCTAACTGCGAGTCAGGCACTGTCTCGATTTGGTGATCTTCGTGACGCGGAAGAGGTCGTTGTGCTAGGCGCTGCTGGTGGTGTCGGGCATTTAGTGGTGCAGTTAGCCAAACAGCAGGGCGCCAAGGTGACCGCTATCTCTCGTGTGCAAAACCATGAGTGGTTACTTGCGCTAGGGGCCGACTGTTGTGTCGATTATGGCCAGCCTGGCTGGCAGGCGCTAGTAGCAGAACATGCCTCTCTCGTTATCGACTGTGTGGGTGGTGAGGTTGGTTTATCACTTGTTAAGCAGCTGCTTTGCGGTACAGATGTCGTGACGCTACCTACGGTCACTGCAGATGCAATTATTGAGGCTGGTGATGCGGCAGGTTGTCACGTCACAGGTATGTTGATCCAGCCGGATCCAGCCCGTTTGAAACAACTGGTTACCT
This genomic interval carries:
- a CDS encoding sodium ion-translocating decarboxylase subunit beta; amino-acid sequence: MEGLTILWRDTGLANFTPGQIVMLLVGCLLLYLAIVRKFEPLLLVPIGFGCVLANIPMAGFTEPGGLLYYIFEVGVKTGIFPLLIFMGVGALTDFGSLIANPKTLFLGAAAQFGIFATLFGAIALNMVPGFEFSLADAAAISIIGGADGPTAIFVASRLAPDLLGAIAVAAYSYMALVPIIQPPIMKALTTEDERNVAMEQLRPVSRKEKIFFPLIVLLMAILFLPAATPLVGMFCLGNLMRESGVVERLSKAAQNEIINIVTILLGLAVGSKLSADKFLTVETLGILALGAVAFSIGTASGVLMGKLMHRLSGGKVNPLIGAAGVSAVPMAARVVNKVGLQANPHNFLLMHAMGPNVAGVLGSAVAAGVLLALVQ
- the oadA gene encoding sodium-extruding oxaloacetate decarboxylase subunit alpha — its product is MKKPLAITDVVLRDAHQSLLATRLRIEDMLPIAEKLDKVGYWSIESWGGATFDACIRFLGEDPWERLRLLKKAMPNTRQQMLLRGQNLLGYRHYADDVVEKFVERAHANGMDVFRIFDAMNDVRNFQTAVKAAVKVGAHAQGTISYTTSPVHTLDTWLDMGKRLQDLGCHSICIKDMAGLLKPYEAEELIGRLKEELELPLALHCHATTGLSVATHMKAIDAGIDILDTAISSMSMTYGHSPTETIVSIVEGTERDTGIDITGLEDIASYFRDVRKKYAKFEGSLKGIDARILTAQVPGGMLTNMEGQLKEQGAADKLDEVLKEIPRVREDLGFIPLVTPTSQIVGTQAVLNVLTGERYKSIAKETAGVLKGEYGASPAAVNADLQARVLEGGEAITCRPADLIDAEMDKLCVELDDVAQKEAISLATDKIDDVLTYALFPQIGLKFLKNRGNPDAFEPAPGTEPEPAPVVAAASGQAEAYSVRVDGKVYQVEVAPDGALTSVAPAAGGAPAAAPAPASSTFSLPAPLAGNIFKVNVSVGQQVNEGDVVIILEAMKMETEVRASQSGTVTVLNVKEGDSVAVGDALLGLG
- a CDS encoding NADP-dependent oxidoreductase is translated as MEVDTHQVQISNFGEPERLTLTEISLQTQAPVVRVAFAGVNPIDTKTRAGIGWAAKENADKLPWCPGYDVAGELLTADGKGSGQHVCGLIGFPFMGGAYAEHVSAPQDEWVALPDNVDLRQAAALPLAGLTASQALSRFGDLRDAEEVVVLGAAGGVGHLVVQLAKQQGAKVTAISRVQNHEWLLALGADCCVDYGQPGWQALVAEHASLVIDCVGGEVGLSLVKQLLCGTDVVTLPTVTADAIIEAGDAAGCHVTGMLIQPDPARLKQLVTLLADGVIKVAVAATFPLADANLAHRQVETGHTRGKVILDCRAPATPE
- a CDS encoding dicarboxylate/amino acid:cation symporter, translating into MSSPALAVYRSIPFWQKVLAGFVLGATVGLLLPEFAVQLKPLGDLFINAIRMLVVPLVFCSLVMAVTSLGDDNRLGRIGIKTVGLFLLTAVIASALGLLIGSMMNFSAELSLTASSVRERDIPPFAQVLVDVVPRNPIAAMAEGNILQVLLFAVLVGVAINQVGDKAEPVKRFLHSGAEVMYQITRMVLALTPYGVFGLIAWMLGSFGLDSLLPLAKFVVAIYIACLIHIVLVYGTAVQLFGGISIRQFFKAVFPAQLVAYASASSYGTLPVSTRCVTEGLGVSRQYASFVLPMGATINMDGCGGIYPAIAAIFIAQIYGIPLGWIDYGIIMATATLASIGTAGVPGTAMVMLTVTLNAVGLPLEGIAFVAAIDRIIDMMRTATNVTGDMMVARVIGYREGLLVTNEPTTTINEQSATNEAN